The window AACAGGTAGCCATTGGCGCTGTGAATCTCAATACCATCTACGCCGGCAGCCAAAGCACGCGCAGAAGCACTTCGAAACTGCTCCACTACATCTTGGATGTCAGCGATCGTCATTTCGCGTGAGGGAGAAACGGCAACGAACTCCCCGTTGAGGAAGGCGTGGCCATGATACGGAACGACCGAGGGTGCCAAGGGCGACTCGCCATTGGGTTGCAAGTCAATGTGGTTTGTACGACCTGTGTGGATGATCTGGGCAAAGACAATTCCGCCCTTGGCGTGGATCGCGTCCGCAATTCTCTTGAATCCGGGAATATGTCGATCGTCATAGATGCCAGGCATCCCCTGATACCCAGATCCTTTGTCGGAGACAGCAGCCGCCTCGATAATGATCAAGCCGCCCTTCGAAGTACGTTGCTCATAATGCGTGACCATCATGTCGCTCGCGCTCCCATCCGCCTGCGCGCGAAGTCGAGTCAACGGCGGCATCACGACGCGATGCGACAGAGAGTATGGGCCAAGTGTCAGCGGTGAAAATAAGTCTTGGGCTGATGTGTTTCTCATTTGTGATCTCCTTTGCTAATGCGGTCGTCTATTGCCATTCATCGCTCCCATGATTGCTAGAGCGTGACGACTAACTTTCCAAACTGTTGGTTCGACTCAAGGTACCTGTGAGCCTCGATGATGTCTTCGAAGGGGAAGGATTTGGCGATGACCGGCTTCAAGCGGCTCTCCTCTAAACCTTTAAGAACGAAGGATTTGGCCTTTGCGAGTCGCACCGGATCGCCGGAGGTCGTCCAAATTGTGTTCGCGTGTATGGTGACATGCTTCGCAAGCATTTCCAGAATGGGGAGAGCAGTGGGTTCCTCACTCAACGCACCGTATAAGATTAGGGTCGCTCCCGGGCTGGACGCGGCGAGAAGCTTCGTGAAGGACGGGCCCCCTACAGGATCGAATACAACACGCGCACCTTTACCGTTCGTAATTTTGAGGATCTCCAAGACAAGGTCTTGCTCCTGTGTGGCGATGACGTGCCGCGCGCCAGCCTCAAGAAGCGGCGCTCGCTTCGCTCTCGTGCGGGTTAACGCAATCGAGGTCGCCCCAACCATGTTGGCTACCTGAATCGCTGCAATTCCCACGCTGCTAGAAGCCGCCGGAATCACCACGGTCTCTCCAGCCAAGAGGCCGGCTTGGTCCACCAATGCCCCGTAGGCGGTAATGAACATCATCCATATCGACGCGGCTTCCTCAAATGACAGGGACGGCGGGTTTTTGACTACGGCGAACGTTGGTGCCAAGACCAACTCTCCGTACATACCGTACTGGTTTTGAGAAAACGCGGGAACCACACTCACCGCTTCGCCAATTGTGAAGCCGGTCTCGCCTTCTCCGATAGCTTCGATGATGCCAGCAGCCTCATAACCGAGCCTTGCAGGGAGTATCGGCTCTTCGATGTACTTCCCAGATCGCCACATCGATTCGGCGCGATTGAGTCCCAGAGCCCTCGCGCGGATCCTGACTTCATTTGGTCCCGGTGCTGGGATGTCAATGTCGTCGATCCTAAGGACTTCGGGTCCTCCTGTTTCCATGAAGCGAACGGTTCTCGACATTGTCATATTCTTGGAACTTCCGAAGCGGCGGTAATAAAGGGGGGCACAAACGCACTCCATCCAAGCGAGGCACCTGTGACGGACCAAAGTCCGTCACAGGACGCGGCTTCGCTCGAGTTGGGACTATTTGGACGCGTACTGCGTGGAGTAAGCCGGA is drawn from Edaphobacter lichenicola and contains these coding sequences:
- a CDS encoding zinc-dependent alcohol dehydrogenase family protein, with protein sequence METGGPEVLRIDDIDIPAPGPNEVRIRARALGLNRAESMWRSGKYIEEPILPARLGYEAAGIIEAIGEGETGFTIGEAVSVVPAFSQNQYGMYGELVLAPTFAVVKNPPSLSFEEAASIWMMFITAYGALVDQAGLLAGETVVIPAASSSVGIAAIQVANMVGATSIALTRTRAKRAPLLEAGARHVIATQEQDLVLEILKITNGKGARVVFDPVGGPSFTKLLAASSPGATLILYGALSEEPTALPILEMLAKHVTIHANTIWTTSGDPVRLAKAKSFVLKGLEESRLKPVIAKSFPFEDIIEAHRYLESNQQFGKLVVTL